In one Populus nigra chromosome 12, ddPopNigr1.1, whole genome shotgun sequence genomic region, the following are encoded:
- the LOC133669706 gene encoding autophagy-related protein 18h-like isoform X1 — protein MKNNSNKGENNSSSNNNNKNNRFIPNSLKFISSCIKTASSGVRSASASVAASIAGDHQDRKDQVLWASFDKLELGPGSFKNVLLLGYSNGFQVIDVEDASNVTELVSRHDDSVTFLQMQPLPAKSEGCKGEGYRASHPLLLVVACDESKSSGLVLSGRDGFNESHTGNVAISPTIVRFYSLRSHNYVHVLRFRSTVYMVRCSPRVVAVGLATQIYCFDALTFENKFSVLTYPVPQLGGQGMGGVNIGYGPMAVGPRWLAYASDNPLVLNTGRLSPQSLTPPLGVSPSSSPGSGSLVARYAMESSKQLATGLINLGDMGYKTLSRYCHDLMPDGSSSPVSSNSSWKVGRSATHSADSDTAGMVVVKDFVSRAVISQFRAHTSPISALCFDPSGTLLVTASIHGNNINIFRIMPSCSQSGPGAKSYDWSSSHVHLYKLHRGITPAVIQDICFSHYSQWIAIVSSRGTCHIFVLSPFGGENVLQIHNSHVDGPALLPVVSLPWWSTPSFLLNQHSFSSSPPSPVTLSVVSRIKNNNSGWLNTVSNAASSGSGKASIPSGAIAAVFHSCVPQDSQPAHLRKVNSLDHLMVYTPCGHVVQYKLFSSVGGDPSDIASRNGPASSVQMQDEELRVNVESVQWWDVCRRADWPEREECISGITRRGQETKETVMYMSDGEDDGIEHSQLVKSHEPSHLYLSNAEVQMSSWRIPLWQKSKMYFYAMSHLGPNEENIIEDQTGQEIELEKVPVHEVEIRRRDLLPVFDHFHRTSGWSERAQGGVRYSTLSSGSRGVKESEDAVISHSEIVSPGSVPNSDGGSSTKFYPPMMQAVNSNAGEGGISLLASPILYESSTNKDSGSISFKQTQMGATPAENSNFINSNVTSLTNGPLTAERLIAKEVQSSESGVTSEASNISSNRSDLSMNMIDEGPANDSLDFEHFFQEGYCKASNLKECQESTEVLTFVDNNSSPCDVDKSEEDGDNDDMLGGVFSFSEEGMNLEVI, from the exons ATGAAGAATAATAGCAACAAAGGAGAAAATAATAGCAGcagcaataataacaataaaaacaatcgGTTTATTCCTAATTCTTTGAAGTTCATTTCTTCTTGCATTAAAACCGCTTCTTCCGGTGTCCGGTCTGCCAGCGCTTCTGTTGCTGCTTCTATCGCCGGTGACCACCAGGACCGCAAAGACCAG GTGCTTTGGGCTTCATTTGACAAACTAGAGCTTGGACCTGGTTCTTTTAAGAACGTCCTCTtacttgggtactccaatggcTTTCAAGTCATTGATGTTGAAGATGCCTCTAATGTCACTGAACTTGTCTCGAGACATGATGATTCGGTTACATTTTTACAGATGCAGCCCCTTCCTGCAAAGTCTGAGGGTTGCAAAGGAGAGGGGTATAGAGCATCACATCCTTTGCTCTTGGTTGTTGCATGTGATGAATCAAAGAGCTCAGGTCTAGTGCTCAGTGGGAGAGATGGCTTTAATGAGTCTCACACGGGAAATGTTGCCATCTCTCCAACTATTGTTCGGTTTTACTCGCTGAGATCTCATAATTACGTTCATGTTCTGAGATTCCGTTCAACTGTGTATATGGTCAGATGCAGTCCACGTGTAGTTGCTGTGGGTCTTGCAACACAA ATATACTGCTTTGATGCTCTCACTTTTGAGAACAAATTCAGTGTTCTCACTTATCCTGTCCCTCAGTTAGGAGGTCAAGGAATGGGTGGGGTTAATATTGGATACGGTCCAATGGCTGTGGGTCCTAGGTGGTTGGCTTATGCTTCTGACAACCCGCTGGTGTTAAATACAGGCCGCTTGAGTCCACAAAGTCTTACTCCTCCTCTGGGTGTCAGTCCATCAAGTTCACCAGGCAGTGGGAGTCTGGTAGCTCGGTATGCCATGGAATCTAGTAAGCAATTAGCTACTGGTTTAATAAATTTGGGAGACATGGGCTACAAGACGCTGTCTAGATACTGTCATGATCTTATGCCTGATGGTTCTAGTTCTCCTGTATCTTCAAATTCAAGCTGGAAAGTTGGTCGCAGTGCAACACATTCAGCAGATTCAGATACTGCTGGAATG GTTGTTGTGAAAGATTTTGTTTCCAGAGCTGTGATATCACAATTTAGAGCTCATACTAGTCCAATTTCTGCTCTATGTTTTGATCCAAGTGGTACACTTCTGGTCACTGCCTCTATTCATGggaacaatataaatatttttcggATTATGCCATCCTGCTCTCAAAGTGGACCGGGTGCTAAGAGTTATGATTGGAGCTCTTCTCATGTGCACCTTTACAAGCTCCATCGTGGCATTACCCCAGCT GTTATACAAGACATTTGCTTTAGTCATTACAGTCAGTGGATTGCCATTGTTTCGTCCAGGGGAACTTGCCATATTTTTGTGCTTTCCCCTTTTGGCGGTGAGAATGTTCTTCAAATACATAATTCCCATGTTGACGGGCCAGCTCTTTTGCCTGTTGTATCCTTACCATGGTGGTCCACTCCATCTTTCCTGTTAAACCAgcattctttttcttcatcacCGCCATCGCCTGTTACCCTTTCTGTGGTGagcagaataaaaaataataactctgGATGGCTCAACACAGTTAGCAATGCTGCATCTTCTGGATCAGGAAAGGCATCAATTCCATCTGGCGCCATAGCTGCTGTTTTCCATAGTTGTGTACCCCAAGATTCGCAACCTGCTCACTTGAGAAAAGTTAACTCTTTGGATCACCTAATGGTTTACACTCCTTGTGGTCATGTAGTTCAATATAAACTTTTTTCATCAGTGGGGGGAGATCCAAGTGACATTGCTTCAAGAAATGGGCCAGCATCTTCAGTGCAGATGCAAGATGAGGAATTACGAGTTAATGTTGAATCTGTTCAATGGTGGGATGTTTGCCGAAGAGCAGATTGGCCAGAAAGAGAGGAATGCATTTCTGGAATCACTCGTAGGGGACAAGAAACTAAAGAGACGGTCATGTACATGTCTGATGGTGAAGATGATGGTATTGAGCATTCACAGTTGGTGAAGTCCCATGAACCATCTCATTTGTATCTCTCCAATGCAGAGGTGCAGATGAGCTCTTGGAGAATTCCACTCTGGCAGAAATCTAAG ATGTATTTCTATGCAATGAGTCATCTGGGGCCTAATGAAGAGAACATCATTGAAGATCAAACTGGTCAAGAGATTGAACTGGAGAAGGTTCCTGTTCATGAGGTTGAGATTAGGCGGAGGGACCTACTGCCTGTTTTTGACCATTTTCACAGGACCTCTGGATGGAGTGAACG GGCTCAAGGTGGCGTAAGATACTCGACCTTATCTTCTGGATCTCGTGGAGTCAAAGAGTCTGAAGATGCTGTTATTTCCCACTCTGAGATTGTCTCACCTGGTTCTGTTCCAAATTCAGATGGCG GATCATCAACAAAATTTTATCCCCCGATGATGCAAGCTGTTAATTCTAATGCTGGTGAAGGagggatttctttgttggcatcACCTATTCTGTATGAAAGCTCTACTAACAAAGATAGTGGTTCGATTTCATTCAAACAAACTCAAATGGGTGCTACTCCTGCCGAGAACAGTAATTTTATCAATAGCAATGTAACATCTTTAACAAATGGTCCACTTACTGCTGAAAGATTGATTGCAAAAGAAGTTCAGTCATCAGAAAGTGGTGTCACCAGTGAAGCTTCAAACATAAGTTCCAATCGTTCTGATTTGAGTATGAACATGATAGATGAGGGACCAGCAAACGATTCCCTAGATTTTGAGCATTTTTTCCAAGAGGGTTACTGTAAAGCTTCAAACTTGAAAGAATGTCAAGAATCAACTGAAGTTCTTACTTTTGTGGACAACAACAGCAGTCCTTGTGATGTAGATAAATCCGAGGAAGATGGTGACAACGACGACATGCTTGGaggtgttttttctttctccgaAGAAGGTATGAATCTGGAAGTCATATAA
- the LOC133669706 gene encoding autophagy-related protein 18h-like isoform X2: MKNNSNKGENNSSSNNNNKNNRFIPNSLKFISSCIKTASSGVRSASASVAASIAGDHQDRKDQVLWASFDKLELGPGSFKNVLLLGYSNGFQVIDVEDASNVTELVSRHDDSVTFLQMQPLPAKSEGCKGEGYRASHPLLLVVACDESKSSGLVLSGRDGFNESHTGNVAISPTIVRFYSLRSHNYVHVLRFRSTVYMVRCSPRVVAVGLATQIYCFDALTFENKFSVLTYPVPQLGGQGMGGVNIGYGPMAVGPRWLAYASDNPLVLNTGRLSPQSLTPPLGVSPSSSPGSGSLVARYAMESSKQLATGLINLGDMGYKTLSRYCHDLMPDGSSSPVSSNSSWKVGRSATHSADSDTAGMVVVKDFVSRAVISQFRAHTSPISALCFDPSGTLLVTASIHGNNINIFRIMPSCSQSGPGAKSYDWSSSHVHLYKLHRGITPAVIQDICFSHYSQWIAIVSSRGTCHIFVLSPFGGENVLQIHNSHVDGPALLPVVSLPWWSTPSFLLNQHSFSSSPPSPVTLSVVSRIKNNNSGWLNTVSNAASSGSGKASIPSGAIAAVFHSCVPQDSQPAHLRKVNSLDHLMVYTPCGHVVQYKLFSSVGGDPSDIASRNGPASSVQMQDEELRVNVESVQWWDVCRRADWPEREECISGITRRGQETKETVMYMSDGEDDGIEHSQLVKSHEPSHLYLSNAEVQMSSWRIPLWQKSKMYFYAMSHLGPNEENIIEDQTGQEIELEKVPVHEVEIRRRDLLPVFDHFHRTSGWSERAQGGVRYSTLSSGSRGVKESEDAVISHSEIVSPGSVPNSDGGSSTKFYPPMMQAVNSNAGEGGISLLASPILYESSTNKDSGSISFKQTQMGATPAENSNFINSNVTSLTNGPLTAERLIAKEVQSSESGVTSEASNISSNRSDLSMNMIDEGPANDSLDFEHFFQEGYCKASNLKECQESTEVLTFVDNNSSPCDVDKSEEDGDNDDMLGGVFSFSEEG, from the exons ATGAAGAATAATAGCAACAAAGGAGAAAATAATAGCAGcagcaataataacaataaaaacaatcgGTTTATTCCTAATTCTTTGAAGTTCATTTCTTCTTGCATTAAAACCGCTTCTTCCGGTGTCCGGTCTGCCAGCGCTTCTGTTGCTGCTTCTATCGCCGGTGACCACCAGGACCGCAAAGACCAG GTGCTTTGGGCTTCATTTGACAAACTAGAGCTTGGACCTGGTTCTTTTAAGAACGTCCTCTtacttgggtactccaatggcTTTCAAGTCATTGATGTTGAAGATGCCTCTAATGTCACTGAACTTGTCTCGAGACATGATGATTCGGTTACATTTTTACAGATGCAGCCCCTTCCTGCAAAGTCTGAGGGTTGCAAAGGAGAGGGGTATAGAGCATCACATCCTTTGCTCTTGGTTGTTGCATGTGATGAATCAAAGAGCTCAGGTCTAGTGCTCAGTGGGAGAGATGGCTTTAATGAGTCTCACACGGGAAATGTTGCCATCTCTCCAACTATTGTTCGGTTTTACTCGCTGAGATCTCATAATTACGTTCATGTTCTGAGATTCCGTTCAACTGTGTATATGGTCAGATGCAGTCCACGTGTAGTTGCTGTGGGTCTTGCAACACAA ATATACTGCTTTGATGCTCTCACTTTTGAGAACAAATTCAGTGTTCTCACTTATCCTGTCCCTCAGTTAGGAGGTCAAGGAATGGGTGGGGTTAATATTGGATACGGTCCAATGGCTGTGGGTCCTAGGTGGTTGGCTTATGCTTCTGACAACCCGCTGGTGTTAAATACAGGCCGCTTGAGTCCACAAAGTCTTACTCCTCCTCTGGGTGTCAGTCCATCAAGTTCACCAGGCAGTGGGAGTCTGGTAGCTCGGTATGCCATGGAATCTAGTAAGCAATTAGCTACTGGTTTAATAAATTTGGGAGACATGGGCTACAAGACGCTGTCTAGATACTGTCATGATCTTATGCCTGATGGTTCTAGTTCTCCTGTATCTTCAAATTCAAGCTGGAAAGTTGGTCGCAGTGCAACACATTCAGCAGATTCAGATACTGCTGGAATG GTTGTTGTGAAAGATTTTGTTTCCAGAGCTGTGATATCACAATTTAGAGCTCATACTAGTCCAATTTCTGCTCTATGTTTTGATCCAAGTGGTACACTTCTGGTCACTGCCTCTATTCATGggaacaatataaatatttttcggATTATGCCATCCTGCTCTCAAAGTGGACCGGGTGCTAAGAGTTATGATTGGAGCTCTTCTCATGTGCACCTTTACAAGCTCCATCGTGGCATTACCCCAGCT GTTATACAAGACATTTGCTTTAGTCATTACAGTCAGTGGATTGCCATTGTTTCGTCCAGGGGAACTTGCCATATTTTTGTGCTTTCCCCTTTTGGCGGTGAGAATGTTCTTCAAATACATAATTCCCATGTTGACGGGCCAGCTCTTTTGCCTGTTGTATCCTTACCATGGTGGTCCACTCCATCTTTCCTGTTAAACCAgcattctttttcttcatcacCGCCATCGCCTGTTACCCTTTCTGTGGTGagcagaataaaaaataataactctgGATGGCTCAACACAGTTAGCAATGCTGCATCTTCTGGATCAGGAAAGGCATCAATTCCATCTGGCGCCATAGCTGCTGTTTTCCATAGTTGTGTACCCCAAGATTCGCAACCTGCTCACTTGAGAAAAGTTAACTCTTTGGATCACCTAATGGTTTACACTCCTTGTGGTCATGTAGTTCAATATAAACTTTTTTCATCAGTGGGGGGAGATCCAAGTGACATTGCTTCAAGAAATGGGCCAGCATCTTCAGTGCAGATGCAAGATGAGGAATTACGAGTTAATGTTGAATCTGTTCAATGGTGGGATGTTTGCCGAAGAGCAGATTGGCCAGAAAGAGAGGAATGCATTTCTGGAATCACTCGTAGGGGACAAGAAACTAAAGAGACGGTCATGTACATGTCTGATGGTGAAGATGATGGTATTGAGCATTCACAGTTGGTGAAGTCCCATGAACCATCTCATTTGTATCTCTCCAATGCAGAGGTGCAGATGAGCTCTTGGAGAATTCCACTCTGGCAGAAATCTAAG ATGTATTTCTATGCAATGAGTCATCTGGGGCCTAATGAAGAGAACATCATTGAAGATCAAACTGGTCAAGAGATTGAACTGGAGAAGGTTCCTGTTCATGAGGTTGAGATTAGGCGGAGGGACCTACTGCCTGTTTTTGACCATTTTCACAGGACCTCTGGATGGAGTGAACG GGCTCAAGGTGGCGTAAGATACTCGACCTTATCTTCTGGATCTCGTGGAGTCAAAGAGTCTGAAGATGCTGTTATTTCCCACTCTGAGATTGTCTCACCTGGTTCTGTTCCAAATTCAGATGGCG GATCATCAACAAAATTTTATCCCCCGATGATGCAAGCTGTTAATTCTAATGCTGGTGAAGGagggatttctttgttggcatcACCTATTCTGTATGAAAGCTCTACTAACAAAGATAGTGGTTCGATTTCATTCAAACAAACTCAAATGGGTGCTACTCCTGCCGAGAACAGTAATTTTATCAATAGCAATGTAACATCTTTAACAAATGGTCCACTTACTGCTGAAAGATTGATTGCAAAAGAAGTTCAGTCATCAGAAAGTGGTGTCACCAGTGAAGCTTCAAACATAAGTTCCAATCGTTCTGATTTGAGTATGAACATGATAGATGAGGGACCAGCAAACGATTCCCTAGATTTTGAGCATTTTTTCCAAGAGGGTTACTGTAAAGCTTCAAACTTGAAAGAATGTCAAGAATCAACTGAAGTTCTTACTTTTGTGGACAACAACAGCAGTCCTTGTGATGTAGATAAATCCGAGGAAGATGGTGACAACGACGACATGCTTGGaggtgttttttctttctccgaAGAAG GTTGA